One Chondrinema litorale genomic window, CCAAAAGTATGACCTAATCGAAGACAACGTCACTCTTGATACATTAAAAAATTATGATATAAGCACTTTAATCCTTAATACAATACTTACTTTTTTTGGTAAAAACATCTTGGTTATACCTAGAAAGGGATTAGATGAAGGACTTTTTACTTTAAAAGATATATACAAAAATATTCGCACTACTCATGATTATCTGATCTATTGTTTCATAGAATTTGCCAAACCATATTTTAATATTTCAGTCAATTCTATTAATAGTTTCATAGGAAATAATGAGCTCGAATTTATAAGTTTTGAACATTCTGGAATAAAATACCGATCAAATGTATATGCAGACATATATCATAATGTGATGTGTTTAGTTAATCGAGCCATTCAAGAGCAATTTGATAATGCTTCTAAAATCTATTTAATCGACTTAGATTATTCTGAATCAACTAGTTTTGTAATGTTAAATAATGAACAATTTGAGTATTTGTATGAAAATAGATTGATGAGTTTCGTTGACTTTGAGTTCCCAGAAATAACTGAGTGGAGAAAATCTATCAATCTGGATAATTTACCTTTCTGAAAAATCAACATGCAACTAGAAAATTATCAACATCAACAAAGTGTATTACCTAAACAAGGTAGGTATATTATCGCTAATAGTACAGATGATACCATTACTGTCTATCAGGCTTTTAATGAAAAGATTGCTGAATATGCAGTTAAAAATCAACAATTTGGTGGTGTGCATTATTCTTTTTCACGGATGACTTGGATAAAACCCAACTTTATGTGGATGATGTATCGATCTGGCTGGGCTAGCAAAGAGGGACAAGAACGAATATTGGCCATAGAAATAGAGAAAGATGGGTTCTTTGAATTACTCAAAAATTCAGTAATCTCTCAATTTAAAGGTGAGTTTTTTGAGTCTAAAGAAGAATGGAAGAAAGCCTTAAAACAATCTGAAGTTAGATTACAATGGGATCCTGATCATAATCCGCATGGAGCCAAACTTGAAAGAAAAGCTATTCAAATTGGCATACAAGGAAAAAGGCTAGAAAGATTTAATACCGAATGGATTAAGTCAATTAGCGATATCACCGATTTTGTACATCAACAAACCAAAGTTTTAAAAACCAATAGCAAAGATTTAGAAGTCCCTATTGAAAGAGTTGTTTCTCTAAATCATGTAAAAGAAATTGCTGAGCATGTAGGTATAAAGTTGAGTTAGATGTGAATTTTAAATTACAGGCATCAATTATCAGCAAACATAATATCTCAATATGATAATTGCTTTGACACTATTAATACTTAACCCCACTCAAATTCACACCAAGTCTGTTTAGAATTAATCTAAGTTCAAATGTTTATTTGTGTCCCAGAAAAGCAAACCATTTGTACATTCCGAAGCTTATAATATTAAATTTTCTAACATAAAATTTAATATTATGTCAATTATCAGATTATCATCGAATTGTTCAGAATCTTCAGATTCAGCAGTTTGTAATTTGCACCATGTAAAAATTAATGAGCACTACACTTGCGATAGTTTTGCATGGAAAAGCAATTTAACAGATGAGAGGCAATGTGGAACTTGCTCTCGTTATGGAAAAGACTCATGTGCACATCCAACAAAAGCATCTAACGACATGCTTTGCTCAAGTTGGGCTCCATTATCTAATTAATTTCAATAAGTTTAATAGTGAAAAAACATCTTAAAACTAAAATCCCTTTTTACTGGTGATAAAAATTTTTACATCGTAAAAAGGGATAAATTTTTATTGAAACTCGTTGGGCGAATCACCCTTTTAAATTGTAGTATTCCTCAATTTTAACTTTCAAAAATAATAGATCGCCTAGAATTGGAGAGTCTCGTAACTTTGGATTATCATAGGTGTCCCAAAGCGGAATTAAAGTTCTTAAGCTTTGTCGAGTTAATTGATCTTTTTCAACTTTCGCAAATATTCCTTTTTTAAACAAAAATCCCTTTTTTACCTTAGGAGTCTCTCCATTTGCAATTACATATAAGATAAATTTACCAATTCTCGATCTTCCAATAGATAAAGCCATAATATCTGCTTTTTGTATGGTGAGTGAAGGAGATTTCTTTTTGATTTTAGAAAGTTTATTGTGAACATAAATCTCTAAATAATTAGGGTAGAGCCTGATCGTATAGTCGCGTAGAAATAGCAATAATATTAAGCTAACTATTAATATAAATCCAATAAGAAAAAGAGAGGCAACCAAACTTGCAATATTTGAGGTATTAAACACATCTATTAGCATAAAAACTGGGAGGCCTATAAATAGCATTACTACAAAGCTTGCTAATAAAATATCGCTTAATGTGACAACCCTTTTGATGGTATATTCTCGAAATTGCCCATTAATATTTTCTAATAAAGTTGACGAGCGTGAATACGAAATATCAGGTTCTTTTTTTTGATAGTTTTTAGTATCCTTAAATTCCGGAATCTCTTTTTTAGTAGCATTCTTTACCGGTAATGAAAACTGTTTTTGATATTCTGATAAAGCATTGATCGCAGAAGGTAGAGCATTGGTATAATAATCAATATCTGTTTCAACTCCCCAATTATCAATTAATGAGATAACAAATTCGCGACTGTTTTGAGTATTATTGTTAGAATTAAATACCACGCGAGAAGAGAGTTTCAAATGAGAGAATTCACCAAAACTACGTTTAAATACATTTTTTTCCTCATCATAATTAATTGTAAAAGTTTCATTTAAAGCATCTAAGCTTAGATTTAGCCTGTATTTTGGTTGAAGCATGTTTTTTTTCACCGCAAGTAAACAAGCAATACCTGCCATCATGAAAAAGGTAGCAAATAATATATCAGATGAGAATTGTAATTTGTTTTCATAAACTATTATAGCTATGTAACCTGCACCACCCATAAAGAAAATTAAAAAAGCAAAAACTGAGAAAACTACAACACAACCAGACATAAATTTTTTGCCCGTTTTTCCTTTAAGTATATTGGAATAATGAATAGATATCTTGTTATTTTCTTTAGTTATATCTTTATAGCTAATCATAAAATTAAGCGTTGGTAAAATTCAATTCTACTTCCGTAATAGTACTATAATAATCCTAAAAAAAGGTGATAATTGCTCTAATTAGAGTGTTTTCAGTATTAAGATTAGCTTATTATGCTCTTTAAAACACGTTTTTAAAAGAATTAATCTGCTTATATTAAATGCTACAACGAGAGGGAAACAAATAAGGTAGGATACTAATTAGGTATAAAGTATTAGTATGTTTTATGAGTTCTTATTTGATGCAATCAAAAATAAATAAGACTGGCTGAATTTAAACTATTTCAACCAGTCGTAACTTTTAATTAGTTTAACTTCCAAGGTCTATATTCTCAGGTTCTACTCCAATCTTTTTCAAGTTCTTTTCCATTGCTTCATTAAAAGGTGGCGGACCACAAACCAGTATTGGTTTAGATACATCAGTAATATGTTCTTTCAGATATTTTTCATCGATATTCCCATAATAATCTGGGTCTTCATTATCTCCAGTAATTACATTCTTATATCGGTTGCCAAGCATTTCGTAAAGCTCTTCTTTAAGAAAAACATCCATCGCACTTTTATTCGAAAAAATAAGGATGCTATCTTTAAGCGTACCTGCATTATACATCTCGCGCATAATGGCAATAAATGGAGTAATGCCTGTACCACCCGCTAAGAAAATTGCACCTTCGGCAGGTTTATAAGTATTAAAAGGCTCTGTGAAACTTAACTCATCATTTGCCTTTAGTTTACTTAAAGCTTCCGTTTTACCGTGATGATCGGTATATATTCTAATTATGAATTCTAATGTATCTCCATCTGGTAAATTTGTCATTGTAAAAGGACCAGGCTCATTATCAGCTACTTTTATCTCTACAGCATCACCTACATTAAACTCAAATCCGGCTGGTTTTGGTAGTTCTATTCTAACCACATTATGAGCCAGCCACTCTATCGTTTTTATCTTCTCTGTGTATTTCATAAGTATGGTTTTTTCTTATTTAACAAAGTGTTTTACGATAATGTTATCGAGCAAATATCTTTTGAGAGTAGAAGAAAGCTTACTGATTTAAACATCTAGAATACAAATTGACAAAAAATGCTATCGCCTAATTAAGTAGAAAAATGACTGATATTATGATAACTTTAATATAAGCGCAATTCATTGAGATATTTTAAATTTTCAATGCTTCTAATTAAAGCATTCAAACTTTCCACTTAGAACTCAGTTGTCTGTATTAAAAAGGAATGTGAAAATTCCTGTAAACGAACTAATATATATTTATCAATCAACCTAGCTATGGATAAATTAGAAGACTGGAAAACTAAAGTAGACAAAGAGAAACTGAACTCCGATGAGGAAGATATTTTCTCTCAATTAGGTTTAAATGGAAGCACAAGAAGGCGATTTTTAAAACGAATCTCTGCTGCGAGTTTGAGTATTTGGGCGACTCCTCAGTTTGCCTCGAAATTATATGCAGCAGAAAAACCTGTAGATACGATTGCCATTCTCAATGAGTTAAAGGTAAATCTACACATCAACAAATCAATTAAACCCCTCACAATTGATTCAAGAACAACGTTATTAGATGCATTAAGAGAACAGTTAGGATTAACTGGCAGCAAAAAAGGTTGCGATCATGGCCAGTGTGGTGCTTGCACAGTTATCGTTGATGGCAAGCGTAAATTATCGTGCTTAACACTAGCAGCTACGTGTAAAGAAAAAGAGGTAACAACTGTAGAAGGTTTAGCCGTTGGCGATGAGCTACATCCTATGCAAGAAGCTTTCTTGAAACACGATGGCTTTCAATGCGGTTATTGCACACCAGGACAAATCTGTTCATCAGTAGCTTTATTAGAAGAAGCAAAAAATGGTGAAGCCAGTTACGTAACCAAAGATTTCACTAAAATGGATAGTGGCTTAACGCTCTCAGAAGGAGAAATTAGAGAGCGTATGTCTGGAAATATCTGTAGATGTGGCGCTTACAACAATATTGTACAAGCAGTAAAAGAAGTAAATAGTGGAGAAGATGAGATGCCTACATGGGAATTTGCTACTGCTGAACAAATGGAAAAAGCGAGTAAATCTTAATTAAACAAAACCTAATTCTCTTTTAACCATCAGAAAAATAGCAAATGAGACCTTTTACATATATAAATGCCGAAAGCAAACAACAAGCTTTACAAGCCGCGGCATCTAAAAAAAACGGCAAATATCTGGGAGGCGGAACTAACTTAATAGACTTAATGAAGGAAGATGTAGAACGCCCAGAACATTTAATAGAAATCGCTGATCTCGATTATAAATCAATAAGGAAAAATGACAAGGGTGGTTTATCAGTAGGAGCCATGTTGAGCAACTCCGAAACTGCTAACCATACTTTAGTTCGCCAAAATTATCCATTACTTTCTATGGCCATGTTATCTGCTGCAACAGCACAAATTAGAAATATGGCTACCAATGGTGGAAACCTATTGCAAAGAACAAGATGC contains:
- a CDS encoding 2Fe-2S iron-sulfur cluster-binding protein is translated as MDKLEDWKTKVDKEKLNSDEEDIFSQLGLNGSTRRRFLKRISAASLSIWATPQFASKLYAAEKPVDTIAILNELKVNLHINKSIKPLTIDSRTTLLDALREQLGLTGSKKGCDHGQCGACTVIVDGKRKLSCLTLAATCKEKEVTTVEGLAVGDELHPMQEAFLKHDGFQCGYCTPGQICSSVALLEEAKNGEASYVTKDFTKMDSGLTLSEGEIRERMSGNICRCGAYNNIVQAVKEVNSGEDEMPTWEFATAEQMEKASKS
- a CDS encoding DUF4291 domain-containing protein, which produces MQLENYQHQQSVLPKQGRYIIANSTDDTITVYQAFNEKIAEYAVKNQQFGGVHYSFSRMTWIKPNFMWMMYRSGWASKEGQERILAIEIEKDGFFELLKNSVISQFKGEFFESKEEWKKALKQSEVRLQWDPDHNPHGAKLERKAIQIGIQGKRLERFNTEWIKSISDITDFVHQQTKVLKTNSKDLEVPIERVVSLNHVKEIAEHVGIKLS
- a CDS encoding flavodoxin reductase — protein: MKYTEKIKTIEWLAHNVVRIELPKPAGFEFNVGDAVEIKVADNEPGPFTMTNLPDGDTLEFIIRIYTDHHGKTEALSKLKANDELSFTEPFNTYKPAEGAIFLAGGTGITPFIAIMREMYNAGTLKDSILIFSNKSAMDVFLKEELYEMLGNRYKNVITGDNEDPDYYGNIDEKYLKEHITDVSKPILVCGPPPFNEAMEKNLKKIGVEPENIDLGS